In a genomic window of Methanolacinia paynteri:
- a CDS encoding ABC transporter permease produces MDLTRLAIISQKELSDHVTSRRFLLILTITCLVLGVAAANGVTDYNNALERYKVGEEGDPFMPSILYAFGKITDSVGLEGLGAIIGIAIGFDLIAGEREGRSLKTILSQPLYRDELINGKAIGGITTLAIITLAGFLTILAIFLVISIVPSFEEVFLIGVIWFITLLYMISYFSMALMSSVLAKTSSGAMIISLIILFIMTYIIPVGGGELGTCLLGPEPEDIGYDHDSQLQANYERAVLDIYDFFNLFSAQRVYSSITSPITDPSYYAIYQLGFDNLDETGNIEKPSLLGIIGDKWINIIVFIMWPVLFFGIAYVKFMRTDLR; encoded by the coding sequence TTGGATCTTACAAGACTTGCGATTATCTCTCAAAAGGAGTTATCCGACCATGTAACAAGCAGGCGATTCCTCCTGATACTAACAATAACATGCCTTGTACTTGGGGTTGCGGCTGCAAACGGTGTCACGGATTACAACAATGCCCTTGAGAGGTATAAAGTCGGAGAAGAGGGTGATCCTTTCATGCCGTCAATCCTCTACGCGTTTGGAAAAATTACAGATTCGGTTGGTTTGGAAGGACTGGGGGCGATCATAGGAATTGCAATAGGTTTTGATCTCATTGCAGGAGAGCGGGAGGGAAGATCCTTAAAGACCATACTCTCACAGCCGCTATACAGGGACGAACTTATAAACGGGAAGGCCATCGGCGGAATAACCACACTCGCAATTATAACACTTGCAGGATTTTTAACCATTCTCGCCATATTCCTGGTTATAAGCATTGTTCCTTCTTTTGAAGAGGTCTTTTTAATCGGGGTGATTTGGTTTATAACTCTGCTATATATGATTTCATACTTTTCAATGGCGCTGATGTCTTCTGTTCTCGCAAAGACCAGTAGCGGAGCCATGATAATCTCACTGATCATCCTGTTCATAATGACGTATATAATTCCAGTCGGCGGAGGAGAACTCGGGACCTGTCTTCTCGGACCGGAACCTGAAGACATAGGGTATGACCATGATTCGCAACTACAGGCAAACTATGAAAGAGCGGTTTTGGATATATATGATTTTTTCAATCTCTTTTCGGCACAAAGGGTCTATAGCAGTATAACCTCCCCAATAACGGATCCATCTTATTATGCAATCTATCAGCTTGGGTTTGATAATTTAGACGAAACGGGGAATATTGAAAAACCGTCTTTATTGGGAATTATAGGTGACAAATGGATAAATATCATAGTTTTCATTATGTGGCCTGTTCTCTTCTTCGGGATAGCCTATGTGAAATTCATGCGTACGGACCTGAGGTGA